The Euphorbia lathyris chromosome 2, ddEupLath1.1, whole genome shotgun sequence genome includes a window with the following:
- the LOC136220586 gene encoding RING-H2 finger protein ATL16 yields MDLVPPVSESAPSHLHSSSSSGTSFPIIAIAIIGILATAFLLVSYYIFVIKCCLNWHRIDLLRRFSLSRDTTNHHHPLTGYSPPLQTRGLDDSVIRSIPIFNFKKVNTIDFGERSFCECAVCLNEFQQDEKLRIIPNCSHVFHIDCIDIWLQNNANCPLCRNTISTTSPFHPINIMAPQDPNPTSTSTSDEAYVVIDLGSHNSADSGQVSSARSVTPKIELKKKSRKYNKVNSMGDECIDIRGKDEQFAAIQPMRRSFSMDSSADRHLYLSIQQNTRQVEVEVEGCSRPRRNFFSFRGSRSSILPLHLYPE; encoded by the coding sequence ATGGATCTTGTTCCCCCAGTCTCAGAGTCAGCTCCTTCTCATttacattcttcttcttcttcaggtaCAAGTTTCCCAATTATAGCCATTGCCATTATTGGAATTTTAGCCACTGCTTTCTTGCTTGTTAGCTATTACATCTTTGTCATTAAATGTTGCCTCAACTGGCACCGCATTGATCTTCTCCGACGCTTCTCTCTTTCAAGGGACACTACTAATCACCACCACCCTTTAACCGGATATTCTCCACCACTCCAAACTCGCGGACTCGACGATTCAGTTATCAGGTCTATACCCATTTTCAACTTCAAAAAAGTCAACACTATAGATTTTGGGGAAAGGAGCTTCTGCGAATGTGCTGTTTGTTTGAATGAATTTCAACAAGATGAGAAGCTCAGAATAATCCCCAATTGCAGCCATGTTTTTCATATAGATTGTATTGATATTTGGCTTCAAAACAATGCTAATTGCCCACTTTGTCGAAACACTATTTCAACAACATCACCATTTCATCCTATTAATATTATGGCTCCACAAGATCCCAATCCTACTTCTACTTCTACTTCTGATGAAGCTTACGTTGTTATCGATTTGGGTAGCCAtaactccgcagattcaggacAAGTATCAAGCGCTCGTTCCGTCACTCCCAAAATAGAGTTGAAGAAGAAGTCTAGAAAGTATAACAAGGTGAATAGTATGGGTGATGAATGTATTGATATCAGAGGGAAAGATGAACAATTTGCAGCAATTCAACCGATGAGAAGGTCTTTTTCAATGGATTCATCAGCAGATCGGCACCTTTATTTGTCAATTCAACAGAACACCAGACAAGTTGAAGTTGAAGTTGAAGGATGCAGTAGACCAAGAagaaatttcttttcttttagagGATCAAGAAGTTCAATtttacctcttcatttataccCAGAATGA